From the genome of Laspinema palackyanum D2c:
TACGCCAGCAAATTTCTAATCCTCGCTTCCGAGGTAGCAATCAATATTTACTCCTCGCACAAAAACTGTATCAATGGTTAATTGCTCCCATTCAAGAGGAATTAGCAGCGCAAAACATTGATACCTTACTTTTTAGTATGGATGCCGGGTTGCGGAGTCTTCCCATTGCAGCTTTACATGATGGGGAAAAATTTCTGATTGAACAATATGCGATCGCCTTGATTCCCAGTATCAGTTTAACCGATATGCGTTACATTCCCCTTCGCAACAGTCGCGTGTTAGCAATGGGTGCAAGTCAGTTTACTCAACTCAATGCTTTACCTGCCGTCCCCTTAGAACTCTCCACCATCACCGAACAACTTTGGCAGGGTCAAGCATTGCTCAATGAATCTTTTACTCGCACCAATTTAATTGCCAAACGCCAAGAATATCCTTACCAAATCATCCACTTAGCAACCCATGCCGAATTTAACCCAGGTGAACAAAACAATTCATTTATCCAACTTTGGAACGAACAACTACATCTGGATGAATTGCGGACATTAGGATGGAACAATCCTCAAGTTGAGTTATTGGTCCTGAGTGCCTGTCGGACTGCGGTTGGTGATGAAACTGCGGAATTAGGATTCGCGGGTTTAGCACTTGCTGCTGGGGTTAAATCCGCCTTGGCCTCTTTATGGTATGTTAGCGATGAGGGGACTTTGGCACTGATGACCGAATTTTATCAACATCTGGCCGAGGTACCCATCAAAGCTGAAGCGTTGCAAAACGCTCAATTATCTCTCCTCCGGGGAGAAGTCAAGATTGCCGAGGGCGAACTGCGGGGGACTGGCGCTTTGCGCGGGTTAGAACTGCCTGCGGATTTAGCAGGAGTAGAGAATACGGATTTATCTCACCCTTATTATTGGGCGGGATTTACCATGATTGGCAGTCCCTGGTAACGGTAAAATACAAGTCCAGAGGCGATCGCAAGTTGGAATAATGGAATAAAGGGATGATTCTCACTGTAACTGCAACTCACGAAACCACCATTCGCACCCATGCCGAACGCACCTATCCCGAGGAATGCTGTGGGTTGCTCTTAGGTGAGATTACCCCCACAGGTAAAACAGTGGTGGAAGTGTGGGAAACCGAAAATGCCTGGAGTCCAGAAACCGCAGGGGAATTATCCGCGCCGGACACCTTGACAAAAGAACGGCGCTATGTTATACATCCAAAAGACCTGCTGAGAGCGCAGAAACAAGGACGCGATCGCCAGCTTACCATTATCGGCATCTATCACTCCCATCC
Proteins encoded in this window:
- a CDS encoding CHAT domain-containing protein codes for the protein PPGGMQPPPPGGMQPPPPGGMQPPPPGGMQPPPPPPQQQPGQVQPNGNLDLLNNPTPAIARPNGPEGGPPPPILTVEPLRPPSGPGVQPAIALAPGGPNNSSSGAIGPQPAPNTLQPPGENSPPPGGNLPPGPVPPPPIPMNMANITQSLEVGNVSNAVLQLDRLQDQQFANYLGTDLSQQPVQSTESIRDTLGTITQQTNTKPAIVYTLLLPDQLEIVVVTTEGTPIRKTVPEANRQAILEAAFELRQQISNPRFRGSNQYLLLAQKLYQWLIAPIQEELAAQNIDTLLFSMDAGLRSLPIAALHDGEKFLIEQYAIALIPSISLTDMRYIPLRNSRVLAMGASQFTQLNALPAVPLELSTITEQLWQGQALLNESFTRTNLIAKRQEYPYQIIHLATHAEFNPGEQNNSFIQLWNEQLHLDELRTLGWNNPQVELLVLSACRTAVGDETAELGFAGLALAAGVKSALASLWYVSDEGTLALMTEFYQHLAEVPIKAEALQNAQLSLLRGEVKIAEGELRGTGALRGLELPADLAGVENTDLSHPYYWAGFTMIGSPW
- a CDS encoding Mov34/MPN/PAD-1 family protein, giving the protein MILTVTATHETTIRTHAERTYPEECCGLLLGEITPTGKTVVEVWETENAWSPETAGELSAPDTLTKERRYVIHPKDLLRAQKQGRDRQLTIIGIYHSHPDYPAIPSECDREYAWSEYSYIIVAVEQGQATQLTNWSLDETHHFQPETLVIATAES